A region of the Osmia bicornis bicornis chromosome 1, iOsmBic2.1, whole genome shotgun sequence genome:
ttgcattctCACCCATGAGTATGTATGTACCTAACTAACTTGTGCACatttgtgaaatttttctgagcGATTCTGCAAACGTTGAAAATGACAAGGTGTTATTTATGTAAATAGATTGGTTAAAGTTAACCAATGATAACGGCGCTACAGCGAACACGCAGGAACACGGAGGTATCGTTCAAAAATGCGTCGTCGCGGTCGCGGTCGCGGAATCGGACCGTCTTCTAAACacttatttatataaatacatacgtTATCGTTTGGAAATAGTAGGTATATACGGtggaaaaagaaggagaaaagtatttgaaaaatatcgagatggtacaaaaataaatcaagTATAAACGAAAAGCTATTTAGAATATGTTGAAACTATACGAACGTacttacatatgtatgtacaacgATATATATTTACGAACTTGATAGAAATCTCAAAGAGAAGGTTATAATTATACATCTTTTCGTTTTATAATCTAActacgaagaaaaaaaaacctcGTGGTGCATCGATACGatgtaatatttatcttcTGTAATACAATTTTCGTACTATATTATTTGATATACATACATCAGTTGCAAAGAAATTTCGCGGGTAATATTTCCCAAGATTCTTTGGAATCGAATCGTGAAGACTGCGCGAAACactgaaaattgaatttcccatACGAGGAAGAAAGAGATAAAAGGAAagcaaagaaagaaacaaaaaacattcaaattttattcgatTCTATTATACCGtgttgtacatacatacatacattatcagacaatttctaattaatatacaatatatgtaATTAATGTCTTtttgtgtatgtatgtattataTTCGTTTTATACGCCGACTATTACTCGTTATTTCCGTACTTACCGATCCAACCACTATCGTTTCTAAACGCTGTCGTTGCGTTGTCGTTGGTGGTGCCAGTGGTGCGTGATcattgtatgtatatacatgaTATGCATATGCATCGTACGACACGACGACGTATGAATACAATTGTTACGAATCTATTTCACGCGTTTCATGTTGTATGATTATTACGAAAATAATTCTACATGATAAATCGATGGATCTTGTTGATTGTTCTCAATATCTGTTTCACGTATACGTGTTGTGAAAGGTTCGCAGAGAAAAGCGAATTTGCCGATGCAAATAACCTATATAGTGCAATCACGCGCGAACCTTCGATGCATTGTAAACGAATCGTTGATGATCCTTATTTTAAGACGGATGTTTATCTGCAGACACGGAATTAACAGAGAAAATAATGACGTGGATCATCGACGATCATCGCGAAACGTTGTTTGTTCGCAGCTCTGGATTTATAACGAAATACTATGTCGACACACGCCGCAGAACTTTCGAATTGTATCGTGACTCGAGGTATCGAAAGCATGCCTGACGAGACACAGCAGGTAATTTTACAGAAATATACCTTTAATTCTGAATCGCgtttaattttccattttatcATCATTTTATAGAGCAATCGTACGGATATATTGGAGTGTCTGTCGGTTCTAATTAACGAAAATAACACTGGGAATGACAGAACAGAAGATCTAATGTTGGACCAACAACTTTTGGATGGTGCAACGTTAACAGCTGTAACACTAGCCGATGGAACCGAAGCATTCGTTGCaaataatttcaacgaaaATGGTTAGAGATTAATCTGTAAAAGAGGGACGCGTGCACATCATGCATGATTTACAGCTTTGCCGCAATGTTGATAAGGTTAATCTAGCATTTCTTTTAGAATCTCCGCATCtattattaacattatcaATATCTTTGATTCCCAGAGGTTCACTCAAAAGGACAAACGACGTTGGAAATACAAAGCGGAGATACTATATTATTACGAGAGGTATCAGAGTTTACAGAAGATAAACCGTTTCGTTTCGAATTAGATCCGGCAGCTTTGGTTCAAGCTCATAGCTCTACCatagaaaatgttgaaaacaCTTATCCACGAGTGGAGTTTATCGATGGTACTGCTTACATGGTGACAGGCCACGTTGACGTTAGTAAAGATTTATGGGAAATCGAGAATGgtaaattgaagaaaaaggattcaaagatattattaaataaattgtcCACGTCAAGGATCAGACATCCTTGTCCAAGGGAAGGATGTACAAAAGTTTACAGTACGCCTCATCATCTCAAGGTAagctaatttttcttcttttttcttcttttttctattatattgtagataaaaaggaaaatggaTAGTTTTGGCCTGTGTCTAGAAGTAAAATTCTCTGTAACGTACATACGTGTTATCGAACACACGATATCGAATCAATGAAAAATAGTCGGTCAGGCCTGAACTAACAACACACCAACCAAACCAACAACAATACCGAAAGGTGGTTACGATCATTTTGTTAAGAACAGTCTTGTTAAATCAGGTGCACGAACGATCTCATACTGGTCAACGACCATACAGATGTACGCATCCCAAATGTAAAAAGAATTTCTCGACAGGATATAGTTTGAAAGCACATTTGCGTACGCATACCGGAGAAAAGCCGTACAAGTGTCCAACCGAAGAATGCGATAAGAGTTTTAAGACTTCCGGTGATTTGTTGAAGCACGTTCGGACACATACCGGGGAACGTCCTTTTTTGTGCCCATTCGACGGTTGCGGACGCTCTTTTACCACTAGTAACATTAGAaaggtaaaaataaaaaagaaactaagaataggagaaataaaataaaggaaagaaaattagaaaaataaaattctactCTTGTATAGGTAATTAACACGCATCTGTTAATTATACGCATCTGTCCCTTGTGTACAACAGGTTCACGTTAGAACGCATACCGGCGAACGACCGTACAAGTGTACCCAACCTAAATGCGGGAAAGCTTTCGCCAGCGCGACAAACTATAAGAATCATATACGAATTCATTCAGGCGAGAAACCTTATGTCTGTTCTATCGAAAATTGTGGAAGGAGATTTACAGAATATTCTAGTCTATATAAACATCATCTTGTCGGTGTCGACTCTGGGATTATGACGATAATGCGTATCGATACCGGTGTCAAGCTTTATACgttctattattttttaggTTCACACACAACAACGACCGTTCGAATGTAAAGTTTGCTTAAGGAGATACAGGCAAAACAGCACCCTTATAATGCATAAAAGAACGGCTCATGCGTTAGTTGACCACGAGGACAACGTCGACAACGTTGACAACGTTGACCCGTTCTGCCAAGAATCTGTTCAAGAGTCTTCTATTCGGAATAACGATAAGCGAAAGACGAACATTGAACGGGAAAGCGGCGATAGTCCGCCGTTAAAGGTGCCCGTCCAACTATCTTTCGTTAGAAACACCTTTAAACGACATTATTTATTCTTGAAAAAATTCCCTCTTACCCTTCCGTATGATTAAAGATTACAGAGAAAGACGGACAGATTCATATTTCCAAAGCGGTCGATGATGTAAACGAGAACGAAACGCAGATTCTATTGGTCGGTGATCCTTCGCAAATCGCAGCGTTACATGTTGGTtcatttcttttgtttcttccATTTCCCTTTGATTTATCTACATACGTCTTCTTTTCTCTATATCTTTCGGTATTTTCCTCtaaataatcaaataaaatataataacaggatcgatcgatcgatcgatacaGAGTAAGTTTCAACTTTTTCTGTGTTTTGTGTTTGCAGAAAATCGAGATGAACAGTGGATTCGACGAGGCTGGAATTGATACTTCGTTCGAAGAATTAAACATAAAAATCGAAGACATAGAACTAGGATGGAATTGATATTGATATGCTTTTAAAAAACGCATTATAATCAAACACACTAAACTTTCAGAGGATAGTTGCTTCACGCGCGACCTACCATCGTTGCgcgttctttcttttttattcttttaaatataattttataactaTATCGGCACAATTTAATTACACCATTGCAGATTAAGGCTAACTTTAGGTCTATCAAATtatcgaaattaatttaaccaACAATTTGTTTCGCTTGTCGATACAAAGATAtcattattcaattttattcacTGTTATGAAAATATGTGTCCTgaagaaacatttttatataattactatctagtaaataaattaaacaggAAATTTTCGAACGGTGTTTTTCAAggtatcgtatcgtatcgaaTAGTACACTCATTGGATATTTTCgatcttttattttacatttttctttgtttatttatttatttatttatttatttattttattttattttttttcatccgTATCgtcattattacaatttaataaaattcttcgAATCTCGATACTGTTTTTGACCGACGACGTGTCACAAAGGTAACGTAAACGTACATTTATTTGATACGAACAAATACTTGTAAATACATGAAGAAAAAAGCATGTAAGAAGTTAAAAAtatagagaaagaaaaaaagaaatgttttcAAATAAGATGTTTTGGATATCTGAAAAACAACGATTCTATCAGATTTCTTAACTTAACGatattataagaaaaaaatgtttgcgACAAATGAGATGAAATGAGAATTCGATTATATTTTTTGCGAAGAAAAGGCAATTTGACGCGTAAATTATCCGTAAGATGCAGTTATTCTCGACGAGCACGAGAACCCGAGTAGAGAGGAACATCGATTGTTATTAGCATCAGTTTACTAACCAAATAACTTTATTAACGTGTCGAGATACAagctttgaaaaattcaacgaaGGAAAACGTGCTAGTTACGCGCGAACATTGCAATGGTCTTTAGTTACATATGTGCCTGATTCGATATGTTGTGAAATTATTTTAGTCCCCCTGTACCGAAACTTTCacatttatttcattgttctactttatttcttttcttttctctgtaTTTTGACTCGTGTCTGTAGTTTCTCTCTTCATAATAAATTATGGTAATTATTCGTTGACTCGAGCAGAAAAGGAAAAGTAATCTCTACTTtcaaattattgtaaattatttaagaaaaagaatttctgcttttattttttccgattaatttctttctatttcttttttcgatttattttttttattttttacgattGAAACCGTTAACCTTGGTATTTGACGCTCTTGAGAAACATCTTGGAAACAAGGGTCGTTATCAAGTTACCTCCGAAAGTAGTACGAATACATAACTGGTCGTCGAAATGATCAGATCTTGTTTCTTATTCTCccaccaaaaaaaaaaaaaaaaaaaaaaaacatttttagaTGTTATTATACTGGCGTACCTGTTGCTGGAACAAGTTCGTGTTTTATAGAATAAAGTTTGCGTACACTATTGTTGGTGGTTAAAAGTGATTTCAACGGTCATCAttcgataaatatttcattaatttttttttttttctcttgatCTGTAGCAGATAATAATCAGTTGTCTCTGGATTTCTAAAGAATTCTAAGTGGTGTTTCGGCAAGAACACAACGAAGAAACAGTTATTCGTTAGGTATTTGAAAAAAGGTTTAAACatataataaagaaagaaagaatgaaaggaagagaaggaaaggAATGTTAATTTTTGTACATTTCTTTTCTCAACTTTTCCACATATGATGTAcgtacgtatatgtatacgttATGAAGTGCACGATAATGTACACTAAGGTCACATATATTATCGGtcgttatattatttttgagAAATTCATTGCTCGGCAAAGTAGAGGTAAGTGTGTGGATATCGATGATGATAACGGCAAAAGTGGAAATTTCAAGAACAAAGAGTTAATTGAGTATGTAAACGACGAGAGGGATGAACGAAAATACAATATTGAAAAGACGTTTTAACGTGGCAGTTATCCGGTATTGAAATGTCTGTTGCGTGTATGCACTGTCGCGATCACAATTTATTGCTACACATCGCGTTAAGGTACGTAAGTAGATATTTTTCTATCATCCACGGAGCAGAGATAGTTTATCTTGTTTCTTTCCTGCGACCGCGATTAACGCGTAACTTGGCAAACCTaacttgttttttttttttcttttacttcttctttcgATAGCCTATTAATCTCCACACAATTATTCGATATCACTTCAAACGCAATCTCACCGTAGAACAAAGATAAATCGTTCTACTCCCATATAATCAGCGGCGAAAAGTTGGTCAATAGTAAAGAAAATTAGACAcgtaaatgtataaaaattgacGACATCGttatctaattgtaagttcGAAAGTAGGAGAGGACAATAAACAGGAGGAAAGCTTTCcttattcttcttttcccgatctgtctttctttctttctttaatcTCTTTAATCTCTTAAAATTTTCGTAAATTCACTAACAATATGATTAGATGCTAGCGCTGAACCGAGCAACGAGTTAAATAATTAGCTAATAACAAGAAGTAACTGAAAGGTGTCCACGAACAGAAGTAGTACGATAACGCCAGTTGAAgcatttttccttctttttgatTACTAGCatagaaggaaaagaaaaggagaaaggataaagaaggaaaaagaataaacatcgggaaaatgaaaaatatcgataattagtaaataattcaatgtaaaaaatgatgatgatgttgTTGTTTATTGGTATGAGCATCGTAAAAAAAGCAAGTATAATAtagatgaaaaagaaaaataagcgGATGATGCGCAAGGACAAGACGGGCAAGAACATCATTTATCCTCTGCGCGATAAATCATGCGTGCGTTCGATCGATCTTGTCCTTCGATCTTTCAACTAGGAGGATGTATTGCCTTTTACAAAGTACGTATACCGATACACAAGTTACGTAAAGAGCGTTTGTCAAAGGGAACATTTTTGTAGTGAACTGCGCGGTATTTGTGAAAATGATAGTCGCGCGCTTCAGGGAACGTCCCTAACTTGAAACCGTAACAGTGACCATCATCATCAGTGTTTTAAAACGCGACACCGCGTTTCGTCACATCCAAGAAAATATTCCTCTTAACGAGCTGCTCTATTGCCGTTTCTCACAAAAGTATCTTTGTTTCGAATCTTTTGTTTCATCGTAATCGTCTCATCGGTGATTGGTCGAAAATCGAAAATCGAAAATTGCTTTGCGTCCTTCTTTCATTCATCGTTACATATTTGCATGTTCCTTGTATGCACAGAATCACGGGCAAAGGAATCTTCCTCATTCGGTATCCGATTACATATTCGTTTCGTCAGTCATTAAAAGCAACAGGTAAGTAAATTTATGTCACATCGTGGCACTAGCTGTACATACATACGCGTTGTatgaattttcaaaagaatttACTGTTACCGTTTCGCGCGTAATCGTCATTCGATATATCTCTTCTTCTTACAGGATATCTAGAGGTGGTATGttttgaaagaataaaataggaaaaacaaacaggaaaagaagaagaagaaggaaaaagagaaaatgaatGGTAGAATTATCGATAATAGCCAGTGATGGCCGACACTTAAAATCGTATCGGATatcgaaagagagagagagagagagagaaagaagtgGTGACTTTTGAAGGTCGTGAAATCGGAGCCTAAAAAGAGTTATCAGGCGATAATATCGTAATCTACTTGACCGTTCATAATCTATTTCTAGTATCGCGGTAGCAAGAGAATAACGGGCGGCGACGACTCGCAAATGAACGGGTCCATCGCGCAAAACTATAGATGAACCAACACGATCACCATGATCGATCGGTTTCGATCGGCGAGTTCGCGAAGATCAATGATTTCCGAATTGCTCGAAGCTGCTCATCGCCAAAGTAAAATCTAGAAATCGAAGAAAGTGAACCGATGAAATTTGACAATAAAAAAACGTTTGCCTTGTGTCTTGGTCACAGATCTTTGCCAACAGTCGTCGTTGTTCGAATACTTTGAGACGAAAAAGAATGTCGAAGAAGCAATGGATGGTCCTGTTGATGCTGTTCTTAACTTATTTGCTATTAGGTGCTTTCATCTTCTACCATATCGAGAGTCGATTAGAGATCGAACGCGTGGAAAAGGCGAAGCGAGAACAGATTGAGATTAACGGTGAGCACAGATGTACCATCTTTCTTaccattttacaaaatatcaCGCTTTCTATGTATGTAGTTAGTAACGCATCAGATTGCCCAACTGCCACTCCTTACGAACGATCGTTTAACAAATTGACCGATTCGCCCCATTGTCAGTATATCTATTATCTTTGCAATCGCGTCGCTGGAGTCAATGAGACGAGCAACTGTTGTCGGTATTTCTCTTTCCTCATCCAAAGCAGAAAGATGAAGGACATACAATCGGTCGTTGGAAATTCGGAAAGGTTTTGAAAAAACGTGTAGGATAACGGTTTCGTTTCGATTCGATCGAATCGGATGTCGACGCTTCTCTGTGTTGCTAACTTAAGCAAACGAGCACAACATAAACACGATAAATAATACCGAACGATAAGATAAAATAGGTATGTTCGGGAACAGCATCGTATAGATTCGAGATTACAAGCGTACAGATCGAACCGCGCTCTTGATatcgaaaattaaaattaaaattcatctaAAACGTGTCGTATTTACTCTTCCAGTCGAACGTTCGCAACTCGAATACGATCGAGTGTGTttttaaagtaataaaaaattactttaCGAGGAATTCAGaaggattatttttaataagttAGTTGTCCTTTCAGCTTTGCTACACGAACATTACGTGCCCAGCGATACTCACGATTACgatgaaatttttggaaaattgtcAGTCTATTGCGGAAAATCGGTTTCCAACTATACCGAAGGTGAAACGGATCCTCTTAAATGGGATTTCTACAACAGTTTTTATTTCGCTTACACGGTCGTCAGTACAATTGGTACGTATATCATCGTTACCACGATGAgcttcttctccttttctcgAAGCTCTCGAAATAATGAatagaatgaatgaatgaatgtaataaaaatttctttcctcGATATACGTGATACGCAGGTTACGGAAACTTGGCTCCAACGAACATGCTTAGCCGTATCCTGATGATATTTTACGGACTAGTCGGCATACCTATCaatggaattttattaacaCAGTTGGGAGAATTCTTTGGCCGTGTATTTGTGAAAGCGCACGAAAAATACAAATCGTACAAACAGAGTCGCAACGATTATTACCCTAGAAAATTAACAAGCTTCGAAACGCGTAAAGTGGGACTGGCTATTCAGATATTCGTTCACTTATTGCCTGGATTCGTCATGTTCATCTTTTTCCCGgcatttctcttttcttatTACGAGGGTTGGAGTTACGACGAATCCGTTTATTATGCATTCGTCACACTGACAACCATCGGTTTTGGAGATTACGTAGCAGGTCAGAGAGcgaattgaaaaataagaaattttctaGCAGCGACACGTATTCGTATAATATATCGCGTAGGTGTAGGAAGAAAAACACCGATAAACTTGTATCGTATTCGACAGGAAAGGACAACAGTAAAGGCAGtggaattttctttattctgtaTAAAGCTTTCTTGATTTGTTGGATCTCTTTCGGATTAGGATACACCGTTATGATCATGACTTTTATCGCACGAGGAATGCGTAGTAAAAAGATCATTAGGATCGAGCATAAATTGGCAGTAAACTTGAAGCACACGCAAAGCAAAATTTGGAACGAATTAAACAaggaaatgaattatttgcGTCGCGTGTTTAACGAACTTCAGCTGTCGAAAGTGAAGGTAAAACAAAGAACGCTTtctgtatacatacatacatacatacatacatacgtatgTAATCGGTAAGAAAATCAGGAAAACCATTAACAAGGAGGATACATCTATGGAATATCGTTTCGTTTCAGAGGATATACGTCGACGAATGTAATTACGAAGTTCCGTTATCAAAATCTCCCAGAAGTAATAGTTTCCCTGATCTTCGGGATTTACTGTACGGTAAGAAAGATAAGGAGGACGGTATTTGTCAGCGACCACGACGACGCGCCAACAGCGAAGTAGTACCAACGGTAAGGATGTAATTTTTCGAAACTTTTCAGTTCAGTTCAGTTCAGTTCAGTTCGGTTCGGTACGGTTCGGTAATattatacatgtatgtatgttttaaTACACAGGAAGATGAAATAACGCGCGTCGTCTCGGAGACGGATCTTCAAAGGATCGACAAAACGGCTACGTTCGCGACTCATGCGATGGTTCAGCCGGCCGAATTGCTTGCAAGATTAGTGAATATTCTTGGTTACATACCCCCCGCCGCGGAAGATCCCATCGGAGTTGCCGATTGCTCTAATCAGACAACTTTCGTTGAACAGAACAGCAATACTGGTGTTGTTGGTCGTTATAGCAAAATCGAGGATAACAACAGCGAGAAAGAACTGCTGTCAAGTTCCGGTGGACACGGAGGAACCTGGACGATCGGACACGATAAAATTCCACGATTTCTGAAACCTCGTTCGAGAGCAGTCAGCGAAGTTCGACTCAACGAGAATAGATATCTGTCGGATCGAAGCAACGAACGAACTTGGTCCGGTCCAACCGCTGCTAGAAAGATGCAAGAATTGATGAAAACGGCTAATTCGGAAATGCCTAACGAATCGTTCAACAAAGATCGCAGCCAACTTAAAGATGCCAAGTTTTCGAAATTCCGCAGCTTCGCGTTAGCGAAATCCGTTCCAAAAGCGTTCATCTCATCCGGCCCTTGCAAAAATTGGTTCTCCACCAGTACCGAGAAAAAGACTTTCGAGTCTGAACGCGAGATTAACAACAAAGACATCGCGGCGACTCGTTCGTTCGTATCGGGATTAACGCGTTACGACGACAAACGGCGAGACTCGAAGAGTTCCGTCGTATCGAATTCGACCAGGCACTACTACACTCACACGGGTGCCGGTAACCCAATCGAGTCGGAAGGTAGCAATCTGCTCGAAGAGACCAGCGTGGCAGATTTTTTTAGAGCCCTTACTATTCTTCACGCGAGTGTCGCTACCACCGGTAGTTGGACCGCCTCTGCCACCGACAACGACGATCATCATCTTCGTCGAAATCAACCTCGACGAAAAATGGGCACCGCTTCTTTGACACCGCCGAAACTTCCCAGTCTTTTCACCTTGTTTTCGCCCCCTCCTCAGCCAACGACAACGGCGACGGCGACGTTCCAAGAGACAAGCGTAAACGATAACAACGTTTACGATCGTGAATCGAGAAGAAACAGTTTGACCTTCGTCAAGCCTACAGTCACGAAATCAAGAAGGTTTTCTTTGAGACCGGTTGCGACACCCATCAGTCCTCCGACACCTCCGAGAAACACCGGTTCGCCGTTCTTATCGGTAAGTACCTGATGATTTATCAGATACATATGTACCTATAACATGAAATATGTTAAATAAGTACATATGTCtgttgtttaatttttttcttttttttttttcttccgtTATCGTTCAGGGCTCACGACGAACATCGTACGGAAATAGATCAACAACGTTTTCCTTCGAATCGCCCAAGGAACCTCTAATTACAACCGAACAAGCACCGGGCCTTTCGTCGCCGATAAAATCATCCTTTAACGGGCGTCGTTTCTCCTTACGACCAACTCCGAATCAACCTGGAATTTCAACAGGAAATGCCACCGCTGTCATCGGTGTTAACACGGCAAAACCTTTACCCCGTTGGAAAGGTGGAATGTTGCAACGCCAAATCGGACAAATGAATCTTCGACGTCGAGCCAGAGCTTTTAGTCTTAGCGATGTTCAGCCGTATAATCCAAAGGGCACAAGCGACCCAATCCGTAAGAACGTCTTTATGCACCAAGTCTCGAACGATGGTAAACCTGTAGTATCGAGAGTAACGAATATCGAGAGTAACGATCCATACGTACAGCCATCAACAACGTTGAACACAATTTCGGATAATACAATTGATCCTTCAAACGAATCTACTTCGTTCGCTACCGCTGACAATAAAACAGTTGGAAATAATACGATGAAAGAACAACTCGACAGTCACGCCTATACCTCGTCGTTAGTAGAAGTGAAAGTTGAAAATCCAGAGGTTAAGAATACCGTTGAACGTTTCTTTCCTCGAAGCAATAGCGAAAACGCAAGCGAAAAGAAATCCTGATATTCGACGTTTCCTCGAAGCCACGAGGtatcatttattaacaaagaaACAACACTTTTTATTAAAGATGCGATTTCTGAAAgaatgcaatttttattttcagctattctatataataaattaaaaaatcatttaaattaCAAAGACGCGACTATACGTACCCGTCTCGACAACGGGATCGTAATTACGCGTctaaatatatcatttatcGCTTTCTAGCCTTTTTCTTATCTCTTCGATTAAATTTGTTCGAGAAACTGAGACCTCTCTGCGAGACGCAACATCTCTCAAAGTAACTTCGCCCCTTGCCAATTCTCCTTCACCGATTATTACAGCTAACGGTATATCGTTCTCTTCGCAGTGCTGTAACTGCCCCAATAATTTTGGATTCTTTTTGTACGAATGCTCAACCTTGAATCCAGCATCCCAAAAGGTAGATAAAATTCGCATCCTTTCCTCGTGTAGATTCTTTTGCGCACTTGCCACAAACACTTGGACTTCTGTGGTACGTGTCTTTAAACCGTCGCGATTCAATTTCGCTTCCAGGACGCTGAAGATGCGTTCCACGCC
Encoded here:
- the LOC114871843 gene encoding open rectifier potassium channel protein 1 yields the protein MSKKQWMVLLMLFLTYLLLGAFIFYHIESRLEIERVEKAKREQIEINALLHEHYVPSDTHDYDEIFGKLSVYCGKSVSNYTEGETDPLKWDFYNSFYFAYTVVSTIGYGNLAPTNMLSRILMIFYGLVGIPINGILLTQLGEFFGRVFVKAHEKYKSYKQSRNDYYPRKLTSFETRKVGLAIQIFVHLLPGFVMFIFFPAFLFSYYEGWSYDESVYYAFVTLTTIGFGDYVAGKDNSKGSGIFFILYKAFLICWISFGLGYTVMIMTFIARGMRSKKIIRIEHKLAVNLKHTQSKIWNELNKEMNYLRRVFNELQLSKVKRIYVDECNYEVPLSKSPRSNSFPDLRDLLYGKKDKEDGICQRPRRRANSEVVPTEDEITRVVSETDLQRIDKTATFATHAMVQPAELLARLVNILGYIPPAAEDPIGVADCSNQTTFVEQNSNTGVVGRYSKIEDNNSEKELLSSSGGHGGTWTIGHDKIPRFLKPRSRAVSEVRLNENRYLSDRSNERTWSGPTAARKMQELMKTANSEMPNESFNKDRSQLKDAKFSKFRSFALAKSVPKAFISSGPCKNWFSTSTEKKTFESEREINNKDIAATRSFVSGLTRYDDKRRDSKSSVVSNSTRHYYTHTGAGNPIESEGSNLLEETSVADFFRALTILHASVATTGSWTASATDNDDHHLRRNQPRRKMGTASLTPPKLPSLFTLFSPPPQPTTTATATFQETSVNDNNVYDRESRRNSLTFVKPTVTKSRRFSLRPVATPISPPTPPRNTGSPFLSGSRRTSYGNRSTTFSFESPKEPLITTEQAPGLSSPIKSSFNGRRFSLRPTPNQPGISTGNATAVIGVNTAKPLPRWKGGMLQRQIGQMNLRRRARAFSLSDVQPYNPKGTSDPIRKNVFMHQVSNDGKPVVSRVTNIESNDPYVQPSTTLNTISDNTIDPSNESTSFATADNKTVGNNTMKEQLDSHAYTSSLVEVKVENPEVKNTVERFFPRSNSENASEKKS
- the LOC114871851 gene encoding zinc finger protein 76-like isoform X2, with amino-acid sequence MSTHAAELSNCIVTRGIESMPDETQQSNRTDILECLSVLINENNTGNDRTEDLMLDQQLLDGATLTAVTLADGTEAFVANNFNENEVHSKGQTTLEIQSGDTILLREVSEFTEDKPFRFELDPAALVQAHSSTIENVENTYPRVEFIDGTAYMVTGHVDVSKDLWEIENGKLKKKDSKILLNKLSTSRIRHPCPREGCTKVYSTPHHLKVHERSHTGQRPYRCTHPKCKKNFSTGYSLKAHLRTHTGEKPYKCPTEECDKSFKTSGDLLKHVRTHTGERPFLCPFDGCGRSFTTSNIRKVHVRTHTGERPYKCTQPKCGKAFASATNYKNHIRIHSGEKPYVCSIENCGRRFTEYSSLYKHHLVHTQQRPFECKVCLRRYRQNSTLIMHKRTAHALVDHEDNVDNVDNVDPFCQESVQESSIRNNDKRKTNIERESGDSPPLKKIEMNSGFDEAGIDTSFEELNIKIEDIELGWN
- the LOC114871851 gene encoding zinc finger protein 76-like isoform X3, with the translated sequence MSTHAAELSNCIVTRGIESMPDETQQSNRTDILECLSVLINENNTGNDRTEDLMLDQQLLDGATLTAVTLADGTEAFVANNFNENEVHSKGQTTLEIQSGDTILLREVSEFTEDKPFRFELDPAALVQAHSSTIENVENTYPRVEFIDGTAYMVTGHVDVSKDLWEIENGKLKKKDSKILLNKLSTSRIRHPCPREGCTKVYSTPHHLKVHERSHTGQRPYRCTHPKCKKNFSTGYSLKAHLRTHTGEKPYKCPTEECDKSFKTSGDLLKHVRTHTGERPFLCPFDGCGRSFTTSNIRKVHTQQRPFECKVCLRRYRQNSTLIMHKRTAHALVDHEDNVDNVDNVDPFCQESVQESSIRNNDKRKTNIERESGDSPPLKITEKDGQIHISKAVDDVNENETQILLVGDPSQIAALHKIEMNSGFDEAGIDTSFEELNIKIEDIELGWN
- the LOC114871851 gene encoding zinc finger protein 76-like isoform X1 — its product is MSTHAAELSNCIVTRGIESMPDETQQSNRTDILECLSVLINENNTGNDRTEDLMLDQQLLDGATLTAVTLADGTEAFVANNFNENEVHSKGQTTLEIQSGDTILLREVSEFTEDKPFRFELDPAALVQAHSSTIENVENTYPRVEFIDGTAYMVTGHVDVSKDLWEIENGKLKKKDSKILLNKLSTSRIRHPCPREGCTKVYSTPHHLKVHERSHTGQRPYRCTHPKCKKNFSTGYSLKAHLRTHTGEKPYKCPTEECDKSFKTSGDLLKHVRTHTGERPFLCPFDGCGRSFTTSNIRKVHVRTHTGERPYKCTQPKCGKAFASATNYKNHIRIHSGEKPYVCSIENCGRRFTEYSSLYKHHLVHTQQRPFECKVCLRRYRQNSTLIMHKRTAHALVDHEDNVDNVDNVDPFCQESVQESSIRNNDKRKTNIERESGDSPPLKITEKDGQIHISKAVDDVNENETQILLVGDPSQIAALHKIEMNSGFDEAGIDTSFEELNIKIEDIELGWN